The genomic DNA CCGGTAGCGCGGCTGCGGCCGGTCGACCGCCGCGCCCGCGACGTACCGCGAGCCGATCGCGATGTCGGCGTCGCCGAGCGCGACCGGGTTGACGACCTTCGGCAACTCGGTGGCCGGAATCGATCCGTCGGCGTCGTACAGGACGCGCACGGCGCCGCGCGCCGCGAGCATGCCGACGCGAACCGCGCTTCCCTTGCCCCGGTTCGGGCGCGTCGCGATACAGCGGATCGCCGGCCGCGCGCGCGCGATCCGGCGCACGAACTCGGCGGTGCCGTCGGTCGAGCCGTCGTCCACGACGACGATCTCGTAGCGCTGGCCCGCGGCGGCGAGGAATGCGTCGACCGCCGCGAGGGTCGGCCCGATGCGGTCGCGCTCGTTGTACGCGGGGATGACGATGGTCAGGTCGCACAGATCGGTCATGATGGTTCTCCTCGTGGCGCGAACACCAGCCGCGCCTGTGTCGGATAGGTCCACGTCGCGAACACGACGCACGCGGATACGGCCTTGGCCGCGAGGTACGCGCCGCGCAGCACCCCCACCAGCGCGCCGACGACGGCCGCGTTGAGCGCCGCGGCGCCGCCGGCGACGACCGCGAACCGGCCCACCTGCCGCCACCGCAGCGGCGAGCGGTCGCGGAACGCCCACCGGCGGTTGAGCGCGAAGCACACGCACGCGCCGCACAGCGCCGCCACGGCCGCGGCGGCCGCGGGCGGCGCCGCCGCCCGTTCGACCAGGACGACGAGGGCCGCCAGATCGGCCGCCGAGCCGATCGCGCCGCACGCGCCGCTGCGGGCGACGCGCGCGAGCCGGGCGGCGCGGGCTGCGGGCTGTGCACTGCGATCGGCGGGTGCCATCGCCCGGCCGTCGTGCGAGCGGCGTGCCACGCGCATTTTCGCGGCGTTGGCATGGCGGCCGTCGACGACTCGCCGGCGGTCGTCAAACCGTCGACACCCGCGGCCGACTACCGCACCGTTGCGGCGCGATCTCGGTCACACCGGCCACGCCCGGGCCAAAGTGGCGCCGGCGCGCGCGACGGGCGGATCCCGCCGGCCGCGCCGCGCCTGGTCACCGGCACCGGGCGGCGGACTGCTATAACCCGCGGCCATGCTCAGCGCCGTCAGCACACGTCATCGCGCGATCGTCGCGGCCCTCCACAACGGCGACGAGTTGATCGGCGCACTGCGTGCGCTGTGCCGCGAGCATGCGATTCGTTGTGGATACATCCGTGGAACCGGCGCGCTGGCCTACGCGGCGGTGTGCCCGTTCGATCCGGCGACCCGGACGTGGCAGCCGCCGCGCGAGATCGACGGTCACCTGGAACTCGTGTCGCTGACCGGGACGATCGCGGAGCGCGACGGCGAGCCGGCCATCGAAGTGCGCGCCGCGGTCATGCGACAGACGGCGCTCGGGCTCGACCTGGCCGGCGGCCGCCTCACGGACGCGCGCGCCCTCGCGGTCGACCTCGTGATCGACGCGTTCGACGATCTTCGTGCGCGCCGTGGCATCGACGAGGGCACCGGGATCGCGGCGTGCACCGAACTCGCGCCGGCGGCCGACCGAACGCCCGCCGCGGCCGGCGCGCCGGTGCGGTCCGCTGGCCAGACCGATCGCGGTAACGCGCCGCGGTCGCCGGCGTCAGGGGATCCCGGCGGCGCGTGGGACCACGACGTCCAACTCCACCCCGGCGATTGCATCGATCACCCGAGCTTCGGCCGCGTCACGGTGCTCCGCGTCGAGGGCGAGCAGGAGTACGCGCACATCCGCCTGCGCAACGGGCGCACGGTTCGCCTGAGCCTCGACGTCATCGCGCTCGTCCCGGCCGGAACCGCCAACGGCCAGCGCGTGTTCTCCGCGCGCGTCGACGGCAGCCGCGCGCGCCGGCGGTGACCCCGTCGCGCGAGGAGGGCCGTC from Deltaproteobacteria bacterium includes the following:
- a CDS encoding glycosyltransferase family 2 protein — translated: MTDLCDLTIVIPAYNERDRIGPTLAAVDAFLAAAGQRYEIVVVDDGSTDGTAEFVRRIARARPAIRCIATRPNRGKGSAVRVGMLAARGAVRVLYDADGSIPATELPKVVNPVALGDADIAIGSRYVAGAAVDRPQPRYRVAWSRLANAVTRLVLVPGIRDTQCGCKALSAEAARDVFRRTRIDGWSFDLEVLAIARDLGYSVREVGVTWSDDPRSRIHPVRDAVRGVRELLAIRRNRARGLYRRPALPADRDVAAPAAGPRPTVRELAAAR
- a CDS encoding GtrA family protein, which encodes MRVARRSHDGRAMAPADRSAQPAARAARLARVARSGACGAIGSAADLAALVVLVERAAAPPAAAAAVAALCGACVCFALNRRWAFRDRSPLRWRQVGRFAVVAGGAAALNAAVVGALVGVLRGAYLAAKAVSACVVFATWTYPTQARLVFAPRGEPS
- a CDS encoding DNA-binding protein yields the protein MLSAVSTRHRAIVAALHNGDELIGALRALCREHAIRCGYIRGTGALAYAAVCPFDPATRTWQPPREIDGHLELVSLTGTIAERDGEPAIEVRAAVMRQTALGLDLAGGRLTDARALAVDLVIDAFDDLRARRGIDEGTGIAACTELAPAADRTPAAAGAPVRSAGQTDRGNAPRSPASGDPGGAWDHDVQLHPGDCIDHPSFGRVTVLRVEGEQEYAHIRLRNGRTVRLSLDVIALVPAGTANGQRVFSARVDGSRARRR